The Cyanobacteriota bacterium region GACTACACCAAACAGGGGGGATTATGCAAAAGTCGCTGTTTTTTCTTTGTGAGATGACAGATGCTGATATTCAGTGGTTAATGTATTCAGGGCGGCGACTACAGCTTAATGAAGCCGAGGTGTTAGTGGAACAGGGTGTTCACGCTGATGCACTCTATATTCTTCTCACTGGCATGCTAAGTGTATGGCTAGAGGGGCCTAGTGGTAAACGCGAAGTCACACGGTTAACTAGCGGCGAGGTGATTGGGGAGATTTCATTTATCGACAGTCGGCCACCTTCAGCAACGGTGACGGCTGTGGTTCCGTCGTTGCTCCTCGCCATTCCCAAAGATTTGTTGACCAAGAAAATTTCTGCTGATGAGGGATTTGGGCTGCGTTTCTACAGAGCAATGGCCTATTTCCTCTCTGATCGCTTGCGCACGACCATGAGCCGCATTGACTCCTTCACTGGCACAGTAACGACTTCTGCAATCCCCGATGAACCGCCGCCTAACATCATTGCACGCCTCCCAATTGCTCAAAATCGCCTTGCTCGAATGATTAGGCAACTTCAAGCTATACGGTAGTTGACACGACCATAGGTAGCCGTCCTGTAATCAATTTTGTAGTTCGGTTGGCGATGGGAATGCGCTTGCATCAGGTATAGAGGGGGCTGCACTAGGCGGTGGCGGCGAAGTGACAGGATTGCCAGAATTAGACGGGACGATCGGATCCTCAGCAGGAGGCGGCACATCAGGTGTACTGGGTTGGACATTCTGCGGAGATGGAGAAGCACTACCCGGCACATCACTAGAGCCATCTGGGGCTTTGTTGACATCAACACTAGGAGAAGCCGTAGGCACAGCAGGCACTTGACGCTTACTGGGGTCGTTCCATCCTGAGGGCTTTGCGTCAGCACTAGTTACTCGGACATTACGAATAGGCTTTGGCTTGATTTTAGCCTTCCAGTTTGCAATATCCGGCAATTTGGGAAATGGCTGCACACTCATGCCCTTAGTCACTTCTTGCATAAACTGCCGCCATACAAAAGCCGCCGTTGCACTAGCGCCCCAAGTTGGGGTGTTGTCATCATTGCCTAGCCAGATACCAGTCACTAACTGGGGAATGTAGCCAATGAACCACAGGTCTCTGGCATTCTCACTGGTGCCAGTTTTGCCAGCAACGGGGCGATCGTTCAACTGTGCTAGGTAACCAGTGCCACCTGTCACAACACTCTGCAACATCCACGTCACAATAGCGGCTGTCCCTTTATCAATAGCTTGCACTGGCTTAAGAGAAGCAGCATCAAACAGTATCTTGCCATTGCGATCAATAATCCGCCTAACACCGTGGACTTTGACATGTCGTCCCTCAGCCGCTAACGTGCCATAGGCACTAGTAATCTCCAACAGATTGGTTTCTGAGCTACCCAAGGCTAGGGAATAGGCAGGCACCAACTTAGAGTCAATCCCCATCCGACGAGCAACCTCAATGACGGTATCGAACCCTAACTCAACCAGTACCTTTACAGCGACAACGTTGACTGAGTTAGCGAGAGCATCTTTGATTGAAATCCAGCCTGCATGTTTGCGATTGGCGTTCAGCGGTTCATAGCCATCAATCTTGTAGGGGGCATCCAAGTAAGTGTCGTAGGGAGAAAAGCCCGCTTCGATCGCCGTGGCATAGACAAAGGTCTTAAAGGTAGAACCAGGCTGACGTTGTGCTTGGCTAGCACGGTTAAACTGACTTTTCTTAAAATCTCCACCACCAACAAGTGCCTTGATCTCACCCGTTTGGGGGTCGATCGCCACTAATGCTGCCTGACTGAATCCCTGCCCAGGCCCATCCAAATTAATGGCATCTCGCACAACTTTTTCGCCCAACGCCTGCCACTTTAAATCCACGGTAGTTTCCACCGTTAGGCCACCGGCTTCGATCGCTTCTGCGGAGATATATCGAGGTAGTTCCTGCTGAACGTAGGTTGTGAAATAGGGATAGTTCACAATCAGACGCTTCGGGAGCTTGGGGTTCAGTCCTAAGGGCGTAGCCTTGGCTGCTTCTGCCTCAGTTGTCGTGATAAACCCTTCTTGCTCCATCAAATCCAGCACGATGTTGCGGCGTTCTAGAGCTGCTTCGGGATTGACTAGTGGCGAGTAATCACTAGGAGCTGGTGCCAGCCCAGCAATCATCGCCATCTCTGGTAGTGTGAGCTGATCTACAGATTTGCCGAAATAAACCCAAGCAGCATCGGCAACACCATAGGCCCCAGAGCCAAGATAAACCAGATTCAGATAACGTTCCATGATCTGGTCTTTGGCTAGATCTTGTTCAATTTTCTTGGCAAGCATCGCCTCCCTCAGCTTGCGTCCAATGCTGCGCTCTTGATTCAAGAACACCATGCGTGCTAGCTGCTGGGTAATGGTGCTGCCACCTTCCCGTACTTCTCCAGCTTGAATGTTGGTGACGATGGCTCGCATCACCCCTTGGTAATCCACACCGTCATGGTCATAGAAGCGCCGATCTTCTGAAGCAACAAAGGCATTAATTAACTGCTGAGGAGTAGCCCAAATCTTCAGTTCCTCGTGGGTTGCAGGCCCCAACTGCTGCAAAATAGTACCATCACTAGCCTTGACTGTAATAGTGCCATCCCGCTTGTAAAGCAGCACAGTTGTTGTATCTGGTAAGGCTGCTTCTAGCCGTTGCCAACCATCATAGACAGCAACAGCACCAGCACCCGCTATCATCAAACTGCTCCAAAACAAAACTCGCAGGTAGAAGATACTGGTTAACGGCTGTCGCATTACCTTAGCAACGTTTTGCCCTAAGGAGCGAGCACCCGTAATGACGGTTTCAGAAACCCTATGGAAAATCTGTTGAGGGAAGGCCGAAGTCCTAACGGGCGGATAGACGGATGGCGGTCGGTGACGCTTAGGGAAAGAGTCTAAGTAATTAGCGTTTTCATCGAGGGGATGGGGATGAGATTGGTAAGCACTGTTCCCAAACGGCAAGCGATCGGAGTCGTAATCATCCTGTTGACTGGCTGAAACATTTTTGTTTGACTTGACCACTACTCACCCTCACTTCGCTATCCAAACTAGCTTGGATTATCCCTATCCAGATTACCTGGGATCAGGCTGCACATTTATCGGTATGACAAGCAAACCGTTACCAGTGTAACGGTTGTTACAAATTGTCTAAAAAGTCAGATCATCAGCATACCAAATTTAATGCCTCATATCCCAACCACGATGCCGAGCCAACACCTTAGCAGGCAACTTATGACACACCAGCATGACCGATCGCTAACGCTGTCACCAACATGCCTAGCACCAAAAACGGCTGGGCACTTGCTTGGTACTTCACATCATTCTCTAGGGGATTCCGGAGAAAGTACATGTCTTGAAAGGTAATCTGGGGAATCACCAGTAGCAGCAAAATCGTCGCATAGAGGTTCTGGCGTAGGCTAACCAAGTAAGCTGCCACGCCAACCTGAAAAACATCAATCATCAACACACAAATCCAGGCTGCTGTTGTAACACCAAACATAACAGGCAGAGACTTTAGCCCCAGTTGGCGATCGCCCTCAACGCTCTTGAAATCGTTGACAATGGCAATACCCAACCCAGCCAGGCTGTAAAACAAGGTAAAAATCACGATCGTCGCATTTAGCTCACCAAACAGAGCATGACCTGTGCACCATGGCAGGGTAATGTAGCTAGCTCCCAAGGCATAGTTGCCTAACCAGCCATTTTGCTTTAGCTTCAAGGGCGGTGCTGAGTAGATATAGGCCAAGAATGCTCCAATGACCGATATTGTGGTGATTGTTGGGTAGGTATGGCCTGCCCAGACATCCAAGCCATAGGCCAGTGCAATTCCTGCCACCAGCAACACAACAATCTGAGTCACCACCTGAGGCACGGAAATAGCTCCGGAAGGAATAGGGCGGTAGGGTTCATTAATGGCATCGATTTCTCGATCGTAGAAATCATTCAGCGTTTGGGTATAGCCCGCCATCAACGGCCCTGACAAGAACATGCAAGCAGCCGCTACTAGCACATGTTCTATCTTCCAAACATAACCACCGCCTGAAGCAGCTCCACAGACAACACCCCACATTAAGGGAATCCAGGTGATGGGCTTCATCAATTGCAGGCGAATCTTCCAGATGGAACTCTCTCCCGCCTTAGCTCCCTTCATCCCTAACAATTGTCGCGCTGTAGCTGTGCGGTCAGACGAGGTTGGTGGCTGAGATGATGTAGGGTCGAGCATAAGACTCCTTGCCGTGCAGGACATTGACCTTTAGGATACCAAATTCATTGTCATTCCATGACTGAATCATCCCAGGTAGAGGTATTGCCGATCATCCTGACTTAGTGTTAAAATTACACTAAACTACCCTAGGACATCACGACTATGACCACACTAACTACAACTGAGCTGCCCTTGCCATCCCATTTTGACCCCAAGCGAGTCAGCGAAGTCTGGCGTGTTCCTTACCAAGAGCGAGCTGCCGATGCCGAGGCTTGGGCAAAGCGTTGGAATTTGCAACCGGCTGCTAAGGACAAAACTCGCATTTGCTTAATGGCGATCGACGTGCAAAACACTTTCTGCATCCCTGGTTATGAGTTATTTGTGGGTGGCAGCTCTGGGATGGGTGCCGTGGAAGACAACATCCGCCTTTGTGAGTTCATTTACCGGAATCTGGGCCTGCTGACCGAAATTGCCCCAACTATGGACACCCACACCGCCATGCAAATTTTTCATCCCATGTTTTGGGTCAACGATGCTGGCGAACACCCTGCACCCATGACCATGATTACCCTCGATGATGTGCAAAAAGGCGTGTGGAAAGTCAATCCTGGTATTGCCTATAGCTTGGCAAAGGGGAACTATCTAGGATTGCAGGCCCATGCCCAGCATTATGCCCAAACCCTTAGTAATGAGGGCAAATATCCCCTCACAATCTGGCCTTACCACTCTATGTTGGGGGGAATTGGTCATGCGCTTGTCTCTGCTGTAGAAGAGGCAATGTTTTTCCACTGCATAGCCCGCCATAGCCAAACGGGCTTTGAAATCAAAGGGGGCAACCCACTGACGGAAAATTACTCAGTGCTTCGCCCAGAGGTATTGGATGGTGCTGATGGCCGCCCTATTGCCCAGAAAAATACTCGGTTCATTCAAAAATTGTTAGACTTTGATGCTGTGATCATTGCTGGACAAGCAAAGAGTCACTGCGTTGCCTGGACAATCGATGATCTGTTAACGGAAATTTTGACAAAGGATCCAGCCCTTGCTCAGAAGGTTTATCTGCTAGATGATTGCACCTCGCCTGTGGTTGTCCCTGGGGTTGTGGACTTTACTGAGCAGGCCAATGCAGCATTTCAACGGTTCGCCCAAGCAGGGATGCACATTGTCAAGTCTACGGATCCGATCGTGACTTGGCCAGGACTAGCCCTTCGTTAGAGACTAGCCAACCTCAAGCCTCGACCATGGCAGCCTCTCCCAACACTGCCATGCTGTTTACTCATAACTCCATAGATGCATCATCAACGATTCTTATCAGGGCAGATGTTAAAAATGCTTAAAGTAAGGGTAAATTGTAATGTGGTTTAACATTCATTCCTATAGGATTGACGAAGGCTACGACTAGTGCAACCGTTGCCTAGGTGAACCCTCTTGGTGAACCCTTTTTGTGATTAGGAGTTATCAGATCTATGCCTCAGCTTGCAGCTAGCTTGGAAATCGACTTTCACAGCGAAGCCTACAAAGATGCTTACAGCCGGATTAATGCGATCGTCATTGAAGGTGAACAAGAGGCGAACGACAACTATATGCGGCTGGCAGAATTAATGCCTGATAGCAAGGAGCAACTCCTTAGCCTCGCTAAGATGGAAAGCCGTCACAAGAAGGGATTTGAAGCTTGTGGGCGTAATCTACAAGTTACGCCAGATATGGCATTTGCGAAGGAATTCTTCTCTGGCCTGCGTGGCAACTTTCAAAGGGCAGCTAATGAAGGCAACATTGTGACCTGCTTGCTGATTCAGTCACTAATCATCGAGTGCTTTGCGATCGCAGCCTACAATATCTATATCCCAGTTGCCGATCCGTTTGCTCGCAAAATTACTGAGGGCGTCGTCAAAGACGAGTACACTCACTTAAATTTTGGACAACAGTGGCTTAAAGAACACTTTGCCGAGTCTAAAGCGGAGCTTGAAGCCGCAAACCGTCAAAATCTTCCTCTGGTTTGGAAAATGCTTGACCAAGTTGCTGACGATGCTAGCGTTTTGGGCATGGAGAAGGATGCATTAGTGGAAGACTTCATGATTCAGTACGGTGAGGCGCTGGGTGATATTGGGTTTCAAACCCGCGACATCATGAGGATGTCTGCCCATGGTCTATCTGCTGTCTGATTCCACGGGAAACTATCCATGTTCGGTTTAATTGGCCATTTAACCAGCCTGCAACATGCCCAGGCGGTTGCTAGAGACTTAGGCTACCCAGAATACGCTGACCAAGGTCTTGATTTTTGGTGTAGCGCCCCTCCACAGATCGTTGATGACATTACAGTTACCAGCATTACTGGTCAGACTATTTACGGCAAGTATGTAGAGTCATGCTTCTTGCCAGAGATGTTAGCTAGTAACCGCATCAAGGCGGCCATTCGCAAAATTGTGAATGCCATGGCTCACGCTCAAAAGCATGGCATCGACATCACAGCACTAGGTGGGTTTTCATCTATCATCTTTGAAAACTTTGATCTGCAAAAGGTTCATCATGTCCGTAATGTGACACTGGAATTTGAGCGGTTCACAACAGGTAATACCCATACTGCTTACATTATCTGCCAACAAATTTGGCAATCGGCTCCACGGGTGGGGATTAACCTATCAAAAGCAACCGTAGCAATTTGTGGAGCAACAGGAGACATTGGCAGTGCTGTCTGTCGGTGGTTAAATACCAACACTGA contains the following coding sequences:
- a CDS encoding cyclic nucleotide-binding domain-containing protein, which codes for MQKSLFFLCEMTDADIQWLMYSGRRLQLNEAEVLVEQGVHADALYILLTGMLSVWLEGPSGKREVTRLTSGEVIGEISFIDSRPPSATVTAVVPSLLLAIPKDLLTKKISADEGFGLRFYRAMAYFLSDRLRTTMSRIDSFTGTVTTSAIPDEPPPNIIARLPIAQNRLARMIRQLQAIR
- a CDS encoding PBP1A family penicillin-binding protein; this encodes MIAGAGAVAVYDGWQRLEAALPDTTTVLLYKRDGTITVKASDGTILQQLGPATHEELKIWATPQQLINAFVASEDRRFYDHDGVDYQGVMRAIVTNIQAGEVREGGSTITQQLARMVFLNQERSIGRKLREAMLAKKIEQDLAKDQIMERYLNLVYLGSGAYGVADAAWVYFGKSVDQLTLPEMAMIAGLAPAPSDYSPLVNPEAALERRNIVLDLMEQEGFITTTEAEAAKATPLGLNPKLPKRLIVNYPYFTTYVQQELPRYISAEAIEAGGLTVETTVDLKWQALGEKVVRDAINLDGPGQGFSQAALVAIDPQTGEIKALVGGGDFKKSQFNRASQAQRQPGSTFKTFVYATAIEAGFSPYDTYLDAPYKIDGYEPLNANRKHAGWISIKDALANSVNVVAVKVLVELGFDTVIEVARRMGIDSKLVPAYSLALGSSETNLLEITSAYGTLAAEGRHVKVHGVRRIIDRNGKILFDAASLKPVQAIDKGTAAIVTWMLQSVVTGGTGYLAQLNDRPVAGKTGTSENARDLWFIGYIPQLVTGIWLGNDDNTPTWGASATAAFVWRQFMQEVTKGMSVQPFPKLPDIANWKAKIKPKPIRNVRVTSADAKPSGWNDPSKRQVPAVPTASPSVDVNKAPDGSSDVPGSASPSPQNVQPSTPDVPPPAEDPIVPSNSGNPVTSPPPPSAAPSIPDASAFPSPTELQN
- the chlG gene encoding chlorophyll synthase ChlG; this translates as MLDPTSSQPPTSSDRTATARQLLGMKGAKAGESSIWKIRLQLMKPITWIPLMWGVVCGAASGGGYVWKIEHVLVAAACMFLSGPLMAGYTQTLNDFYDREIDAINEPYRPIPSGAISVPQVVTQIVVLLVAGIALAYGLDVWAGHTYPTITTISVIGAFLAYIYSAPPLKLKQNGWLGNYALGASYITLPWCTGHALFGELNATIVIFTLFYSLAGLGIAIVNDFKSVEGDRQLGLKSLPVMFGVTTAAWICVLMIDVFQVGVAAYLVSLRQNLYATILLLLVIPQITFQDMYFLRNPLENDVKYQASAQPFLVLGMLVTALAIGHAGVS
- a CDS encoding isochorismatase, producing the protein MTTLTTTELPLPSHFDPKRVSEVWRVPYQERAADAEAWAKRWNLQPAAKDKTRICLMAIDVQNTFCIPGYELFVGGSSGMGAVEDNIRLCEFIYRNLGLLTEIAPTMDTHTAMQIFHPMFWVNDAGEHPAPMTMITLDDVQKGVWKVNPGIAYSLAKGNYLGLQAHAQHYAQTLSNEGKYPLTIWPYHSMLGGIGHALVSAVEEAMFFHCIARHSQTGFEIKGGNPLTENYSVLRPEVLDGADGRPIAQKNTRFIQKLLDFDAVIIAGQAKSHCVAWTIDDLLTEILTKDPALAQKVYLLDDCTSPVVVPGVVDFTEQANAAFQRFAQAGMHIVKSTDPIVTWPGLALR
- a CDS encoding aldehyde oxygenase (deformylating) produces the protein MPQLAASLEIDFHSEAYKDAYSRINAIVIEGEQEANDNYMRLAELMPDSKEQLLSLAKMESRHKKGFEACGRNLQVTPDMAFAKEFFSGLRGNFQRAANEGNIVTCLLIQSLIIECFAIAAYNIYIPVADPFARKITEGVVKDEYTHLNFGQQWLKEHFAESKAELEAANRQNLPLVWKMLDQVADDASVLGMEKDALVEDFMIQYGEALGDIGFQTRDIMRMSAHGLSAV
- a CDS encoding long-chain acyl-[acyl-carrier-protein] reductase, whose translation is MFGLIGHLTSLQHAQAVARDLGYPEYADQGLDFWCSAPPQIVDDITVTSITGQTIYGKYVESCFLPEMLASNRIKAAIRKIVNAMAHAQKHGIDITALGGFSSIIFENFDLQKVHHVRNVTLEFERFTTGNTHTAYIICQQIWQSAPRVGINLSKATVAICGATGDIGSAVCRWLNTNTDVQELLLVARNQERLQNLQDELGRGKILSLDEALPMADIVVWIASMPKGMEIDPNVLKQPCLLIDGGYPKNMVTKIQRPGIYVLNGGIVEHSLDIDWRIMTIVNMDVPARQLFACFAESMLLEFEKWYTNFSWGRNQITVEKMEQIGEISRKHGFSPLLIQPVDARVA